aAATAATAACTGGATTTCGCCTGCAGAAATTGGGTGaacaatggtaaatgtgacCTCACCTTTATGTTGCTGCAGTGCTACTCACATACATTattcatatgtatatgtatatcagTATATACAGCTCAGTGTACATTTACAATAAAGGGAAGTTCACACTAATGTTTGGCATGAAAATTTTGTCAGATTTTTCCATGGAATTTATCTGTTCAAACCAATTAGAAAAATTGGCAGatgcaaataaaaatgcaaattcattctctgacAGTGGACAGTACTTATAGAAAAGCAGAAATACAGAATATGCAAGGGCAATGGAGTGCAACTTTCCATGTCTGACAACCTTTTTGTTACATAAAAGTCACAGTATTTATATTTGCTCTGCTATTCACTGTTGCTTAGCAAAATAGTCTTTTTGTGAGTGCTACCAAGCCATCCTCTTGTTAAGTCGTGACGAAAGGAATGCTGTTTCCAGGTCCAAGCCTCTACTCATTTCACTTGAGAACACCATCTCAACTCATGAGCTCTATTTATTCATATTACCAAACCTTCatcttggtgtgaacagaccttaaagggatactccactcATGTACTCATTTGTGCCAGATGCATGACTTTTTCTGTGGAGCACAAACAGAGATTTGTTAGAAACTTTGCAAAGCATAATCACGTTAATGGGCAAAACTGTGTGTTCCAAAAACCATTTATCACGTTGTCACAATAAATTTGGTTTCCAGTAAGGCTATGGGTTGATGGTAATTACCCTCTTTTGCTTCTGGTAGGGTTTCTGTGCGTACCTGGAGCAGTGTTTTACAGATCTGAAGCAGAGGGGGGTGGTGATTGGGTTCGATGCTCGAGCTCACCCCCCTAGTGGCGGCAGCAGTAAAAGATTCGCCTGTCTTGCTGCTTCTGTCTTGATCAGCCGAGGCGTCCCAGTCTACCTCTTCAGTGACATCACACCCACTCCATATGTGGTACGTATAAACCTGCTGTACTCATAGAGAGAAAGTTCGGATGTATTACTAATTCTGATATGTTAGAGCCGTGGCACTGTGGTAGAGCATGGCACATTAGCACCCATGTAGGGGTGCAGGTTCGAGTCTTGACTTTGACTTGTTCCAGTACCATTTACTTTTCTCGCCTCCATTTAAATTGTTCacttaacagtaaaaaaaaaaaaagacaaaaatctttttaaaaatctactACTTTCCTTTACTTGGTCATGCCTTGGTACAGTAATAGTATCACCATGGTATTTTGACATGATTACTGTAaaaaatcagctcaaaagggaaatgtatataaataattacaattaattatgattaattacaattatttatatcggctgacattaataactgtagcagaattaaattgacatcaactaatctgttcgtccagcgaacattcagtacaagttcatatcaactctaagaaaggatatttctgtggccacagaaaatactttccttttaatgcattaaagcaTGTAGCaagggtcaaaatcgtaaagagacattaatttgcaaggcagaaccagaaactcatgtaatttttGCACACAACCTTTATTAACTAAATGCTAACActcataactaatctaaaccaACAAACGAATAAACATACTCTCACGCGTacatacaaaaggggagctaaagtggatgaatgaagccattagtgaaaccagagaatgcagttatggaaagagtcggTTAACCACCCGAGTtaaaaaccatcagcgccgtttataacggggtctataacttatactaaacctctgtttcgtttagttaaatgtacgatacttgcattgccttggtcgtTGGCGAATGTCcggaatgcagtctcggatgaaagtcttgatggtttcaaggttttggactcgcgatcatgttcttccgggttgaagagtgatgaattccaaagatgacctgactcgatggtgattgggaatttcttcccaggtagaaagtgaaaaagagctaagaaagagatctgctgaggTCCAAGgacctttggttgaatggaaagtaaaggccgcaaggcctggcacaaaaacttaagggtccagaagagttctagctcacatcctcatcttctcagaATCTAAAAGATTCTGTCTAGGcatcactgatgtgagagctttatctgctatagaggtcacacctctggggTGTCAAAGAACCAATGGTGTCTTGAACTTTTAGAGGGAAAGTTTTACGACTCTTTGTCTCTgaacatggtaatttgcatatgaactggattggaagttgatatacaaactattaaagattcttagaacactaatatgttgcataggtatcaccatataatatacactctcaattagatcatccgaagacaaattgatagagaccaaacatggtatgtGAGGtaatattaactagtgatctatcataagcatgcataaaacaggatacaatacacaagaacataatatacacaatgatcTGAAGATATGcatgttcattcaaagaaaggtttttctatgaattaattagagaagagtccatttttatggcattaAGTCACTTTCCTAAGGGAAAATGAGGTGAGTGTTGTTCTGcccgcattcctttgagcaataaaactagtctTATCAGATTGGTTGCCATGGAACCGGGGGCCTGGAGTCATCCACAGACATACTAgcacccagtatgtgtattgggtgaggggtctgtgattatttattaatctaataactatttgatttgttaaatcaaatgaaaaattgtctgattggtccaaatgctacattaCCATAATAATTTCTATGGaacatattcaaaaatatagtaacaATTGGCCAGAATTTTTCTGTTCATTGTTCAGAAGTGTTGTCCATTGTTAGAGGTTTGTGTGCAAAGATCTTTGAAATTCCTTCTACAAAGAATTAATCACAAACCAACATTCAAATGCATGAGAAAGAAGACAGAGAGATACAACTGCATGTGAACACATTGTGAGATTTTTGCATAAGAGACTAGAGGAGTTCATGAAGATTCTTCACCAATCATCAACTTTTCTGTTCCCATGAGTACACGGACACGCTCTCACTCGTTCTCTTATCACTCTCTCAACCTTTCCCTTTGAGCCCTCAAACAGCTTTCTCTCACTCTGTGTCCTCTAGCCTAAAAATGtttagtccaaaaaaaaaacattgtttttaaaaagccaaaaataatgtaatttgaGAGGGAAAATGTTATGCCATCCACATAACTTGCCATATTATTCATCTCTCCAAATCTATAACTTGGCGGCCCCGGTGGTCTAAATGTCAtattctcaattttcagttaagcATGGGTTCTGGGTACAAATTTTGGCACAGTCAGAGAGCTTCCACAGCATGATCATGTGCGCCTTGCATGCTCAGAGCACGTTTGTTCaaccgtgtttttttttttaacatgtgcCATGTACTTTTTATGCtgttacttttataatttacATGATGCATTGTTGTGTTACTCTTAATAAAAGATACCTACTATGTGACTAAGAACTAATTATGTTTGGTACTTAGAAAGGTACACTACTGTtagtatgattatttatttttttaagaaattaatacttttattcaccaaTTAaattgatgcattaaattgatcaaaagcgacagtagagacttttacattgttacaaacatttttgattcaaataaatgctgtccttttgaaatttttatttatcagaTGTATCATGGTAtccacaaaaatgtataaaaatggaTAGTTCCCCaaaaaaatcattgtaaacCACTGTTTCTTGGGGATGGTTGTTTTAGCAGAGCAACTgcttttagtatttaaaaaaaaaaaaagggaaacctttcttgagaaccaaatcaacatattagactgataatgtgacactgaacactggagtaaaagctgctgaaaattcagcattgcaatcacaggaatttgaaatatttgaaatagcaaacagttattttaaattgtaataatatttatatattactgtATTCACTGTATTTTCGATCAAGAGACATAgttccaaaaacattaaacatatcTTACTGACCCGCAACTTGAACGGTAGAgtaaatggggaaaaaatgaacaTCTCTTCCCTTcccttcttttcttttagccTTTTACTGTATCACATCTAGGATTGTGTGCTGGTGTCATGGTAACAGCCTCTCATAATCCCAAACAAGATAACGGATACAAGGTATCATCTATccctaaataaaatgtttgatttGAAATAATATAGCATGTTTGACTTCAAGATATGACCCATTTTTCAATATATGTGTTTAAGGTGTACTGGGCAAATGGAGCTCAGATCATTCCTCCCCATGATAAGGGCATCGCCGCAGCTATTGAACAGAACCTTGAGCCGTGGCCTAAATCATGGGACACAGATGGAGCTCTTCAGAGTTCCCTACTCAATGACCCATACCAGGACATACACAGAGAATACTGCAAAGCCATACAACAGCATTGCTTTCACAGGTACACTCACAAAGATTCCATTTGAATGATCTGATACTCATTTCCAAAAAATTACAAGATTAATACTTTACTCCAGAACATGccttttaatatgtttaataatattaatatactacTTAAAGAAACTCAATCCTTTATTAATCAGATCTGAATCAATTAAAGGCCGTAATGAATCTGAATCAAATCTGGAAGTCAGTGCTTATAACCCAGCCCTTAATGTTTCATCAGTCTGGTTTTCACACATCTTGTGTCCTCACAGGGAGCTGAATAAGAATTCAGAGGTGAAGATTGTCCATACCTCAGTTCATGGGGTGGGCCATATTTTTGTCCAGGCTGCTTTTAAGGCCTTTGACCTTCATCCTCCGTATGCCGTGGAACAGCAGAAAGATCCTGACCCAGAGTTCCCCACCGTCAAATACCCCAACCCTGAGGAGGGAGAGGGAGTCTTGGTACAATACactgatacacacacaaatgacattagaaaaagtttttttttggttttgttatGTAATGTCAAATGGACAGTGATCTATGTTTGTGTATGTAGACGTTGTCCTTCACGCTTGCAGATAAAGAGGGAGCAACTGTTATTCTGGCAAATGACCCTGATGCTGACCGACTAGCTATTGCAGAGAAGCAGGAGGGGTCAGTTTTATTTGgcattttgtgttgattttcaTTGTGTGTCATTTTTCTGAATAGCAATAATTCTTTCTGTAGTGGGCAGTGGAGGGTGTTTTCTGGGAATGAGTTGGGTGCTTTACTCGGCTGGTGGATTTTCCAGTGCTGGAAGCTGCAGAAAGGAGAGGGGAAAGGCTCCATTAAGGATGTCTACATGCTATCCAGCACCGTCTCCTCAAAAATCCTCCGTGCCATCGCTGTCAAAGAGGGCTTCCACTTTGAGGTACCTCTAGTTTTTACCCTATAAAGTGTAGTGGTTTCTCTAACCCGGTGGTTCTCAACCTTCTCACTTCTTGTCCAAGAATATATTTGAAGGCCCTCCTATCTGTAATGTTTttagcatttcaattaagattatgttaatatttgaataatttaaaatcttATTGGGCCCAGCCTGAAAGTTTGCAGAGGCCCTCTGGTTGAGATCCATAGCTCTTAACCAATGGGAAATGTTCTTTTCTGACAGCAGTGAATATTAGAATTGGTAAAATACTTGGACAATTTTAGTGTAATCTTGTATTTTACATGATTATGGTCTAAATTATAAATTGAATTTAGTATTTGACAAATTGACTGTTTCATGGGTCAATAATAATGTGCGTTTCCAAAGACCGGGAAATCCTGGAAATATCCGGTAATTGCAAAAGTGTAGAAAAATCCATGAAAATGTATGGTCATTAACATATTCTTATAATTCTCAGTTTTTAAGTATTTCTTTGACTAGAAATGACTCTTTTTAACCACAATCTCacacaaaatgatttttaaaaacccTTATCCAGTCATCAGAACCAACTGGAAGAGTCTTTGAAAAATGATGGAAATTCTTCGGTCAGAAAGTGCAGCTACTCTGAAGACATACTCTGTTTTCTACAGTAtcatgtgtggaaaaaaaaaaaaattactcacTTTTGATGTTTTACTGTGTGACTCTCTGCATCTGCCTTTTACAGGAAACTCTAACAGGCTTTAAATGGATGGGAAATAGAGCCAGAGAGCTGATGGACCAGGGAAAGACTGTTCTGTTTGCTTTTGAAGAAGCTATTGGTACAGTGGCATCCACACCGCAAGATGCTAAACATTTATGTGCAATTGTGTAACAGTCTGAATTGGTAACCCACTGATCTTGGATTCAACCACAGACCCCTAGAGCCCTAGAGAAGTAGTTGTCAGTGgttgttcatttttatgcatcacaatatcataattgtattgaaatgtaaaaaaatatccagactttattaaaagaaagctttaatatttttctttggttgctctgttgttgttgttgtaggtTACATGTGTTCTCCTGCAGTTTTGGACAAAGATGGCGTGAGTGCGGCTGCCATTGCTGGCGAGTTTGTCTCTTACCTGGCTTCTAAAAATATAACTCTGTCCCATCAACTCAGATCCATTTATGAGGAGTATGTCACAAAAACTTCGGCATTGACATCTCTAATAATTTATATTCTGAATCTTTTTGTTAATCATAGTTTTCACATCGTCTTTTTTAGGTATGGTTATCACATTTCCAAGAATTCCTACTTCATTTGTCACAACCAAGACACTATTAAACAGATGTTTGAGCGTCTTCGGAACTACGACGGAGAGAATTCGTACCCTAAAGAGTGTGGGggctttgccatcacagcaGTGAGAGACCTTACGACTGGCTATGACAGCAACCAGCCGGACAACAAGGCTGTGCGTAGCCCATAATGATTAGAATTTTTGCGATAGTTGATCTTATTTAAAGTTTTCTTATCCTATATCTGTGTgtcctttattattattcacagATTCTGCCCACCAGTAAAAGCAGTCAGATGATTACCTTCACCTTCGCTAACGGGGGCATGGCTACAATAAGGACCAGCGGAACAGAGCCTAAAATCAAATATTACACAGAGCTCTGTGCTGCACCAGGAAAC
The genomic region above belongs to Onychostoma macrolepis isolate SWU-2019 chromosome 01, ASM1243209v1, whole genome shotgun sequence and contains:
- the pgm2 gene encoding phosphoglucomutase-2, whose product is MENGLESTGDSRLDQAVTQWLLYDKNPKTAAAVRSMVKDRAMSELQKCFGARMEFGTAGLRAAMGPGVSCMNDLTIIQTTQGFCAYLEQCFTDLKQRGVVIGFDARAHPPSGGSSKRFACLAASVLISRGVPVYLFSDITPTPYVPFTVSHLGLCAGVMVTASHNPKQDNGYKVYWANGAQIIPPHDKGIAAAIEQNLEPWPKSWDTDGALQSSLLNDPYQDIHREYCKAIQQHCFHRELNKNSEVKIVHTSVHGVGHIFVQAAFKAFDLHPPYAVEQQKDPDPEFPTVKYPNPEEGEGVLTLSFTLADKEGATVILANDPDADRLAIAEKQEGGQWRVFSGNELGALLGWWIFQCWKLQKGEGKGSIKDVYMLSSTVSSKILRAIAVKEGFHFEETLTGFKWMGNRARELMDQGKTVLFAFEEAIGYMCSPAVLDKDGVSAAAIAGEFVSYLASKNITLSHQLRSIYEEYGYHISKNSYFICHNQDTIKQMFERLRNYDGENSYPKECGGFAITAVRDLTTGYDSNQPDNKAILPTSKSSQMITFTFANGGMATIRTSGTEPKIKYYTELCAAPGNSDLNQLKTELDNLVDAIVEHFYQPKKNNLTPRQE